In Vibrio lentus, a single genomic region encodes these proteins:
- the rpsK gene encoding 30S ribosomal protein S11 codes for MAKQPTRARKRVRKQVADGVAHIHASFNNTIVTITDRQGNALAWATAGGSGFRGSRKSTPFAAQVAAERCGEMAKEYGLKNLEVMVKGPGPGRESTVRALNAAGFRITNIVDATPIPHNGCRPPKKRRV; via the coding sequence ATGGCAAAACAACCAACTCGCGCGCGTAAGCGCGTACGCAAGCAAGTAGCTGATGGCGTAGCGCACATCCATGCTTCTTTCAACAACACAATCGTAACTATCACTGACCGTCAAGGCAACGCTCTTGCATGGGCTACAGCTGGTGGTTCAGGTTTCCGTGGTTCTCGTAAATCTACTCCGTTCGCAGCACAAGTTGCAGCTGAGCGTTGTGGTGAAATGGCTAAAGAATATGGCCTAAAGAACTTGGAAGTTATGGTTAAGGGTCCAGGTCCAGGTCGCGAATCTACTGTTCGTGCACTGAACGCTGCTGGTTTCCGTATCACTAACATTGTTGATGCGACACCAATCCCTCATAACGGTTGTCGTCCACCTAAGAAACGTCGCGTTTAA
- the rpsM gene encoding 30S ribosomal protein S13 — protein MARIAGINIPDHKHSVIALTAIYGIGKTRSQAILAEVGIAEDAKISELTEEQIDQLRDGVAKYTVEGDLRREVSMNIKRLMDLGCYRGLRHRRSLPLRGQRTKTNARTRKGPRKPIKK, from the coding sequence ATGGCCCGTATAGCCGGCATTAACATTCCTGATCATAAGCATTCTGTAATTGCACTTACTGCAATCTACGGTATCGGTAAAACTCGCTCTCAAGCTATTCTAGCTGAAGTGGGTATTGCTGAAGATGCTAAGATCAGTGAACTAACTGAAGAGCAGATCGATCAACTGCGTGATGGTGTAGCTAAGTACACTGTAGAAGGTGATCTACGTCGTGAAGTATCGATGAACATCAAGCGTCTTATGGACCTTGGCTGTTACCGCGGTCTTCGTCATCGTCGCAGTCTACCACTACGTGGACAGCGTACTAAAACCAACGCTCGCACCCGTAAGGGTCCGCGCAAGCCGATCAAGAAATAG
- the rpmJ gene encoding 50S ribosomal protein L36 — translation MKVRASVKKICRNCKVIKRNGVVRVICSEPKHKQRQG, via the coding sequence ATGAAAGTTCGTGCTTCCGTTAAAAAAATCTGCCGTAACTGTAAAGTTATCAAGCGTAACGGTGTCGTTCGCGTGATTTGCAGTGAGCCAAAGCATAAGCAACGCCAAGGCTAA
- the secY gene encoding preprotein translocase subunit SecY, with protein sequence MAKKPGKDFRSAQSGLSELKSRLLFVIGALLVFRAGSFVPIPGIDAAVLADLFDQQKGTIVEMFNMFSGGALERASILALGIMPYISASIVVQLLTVVHPALAELKKEGEAGRRKISQYTRYGTLVLATFQAIGIATGLPNMVDNLVVINQTMFTLIATVSLVTGTMFLMWLGEQITERGIGNGISILIFAGIVAGLPSAIGQTIEQARQGELHVLLLLFIAVLSFAVIYFVVFMERGQRRIVVNYAKRQQGRKVFAAQSSHLPLKINMAGVIPAIFASSIILFPGTLAQWFGQNGESSAFGWLTDVSLALSPGQPLYVMLYAAAIIFFCFFYTALVFNPRETADNLKKSGAFVPGIRPGEQTAKYIDKVMTRLTLAGALYITFICLIPEFMMVAWNVRFYFGGTSLLIVVVVIMDFMAQVQTHLMSQQYDSVLKKANLKGYGR encoded by the coding sequence ATGGCTAAGAAACCAGGAAAAGATTTTCGTAGTGCTCAGAGCGGCTTAAGTGAATTAAAGTCGCGCTTGTTATTCGTAATTGGTGCACTTTTAGTATTCCGAGCCGGCTCTTTTGTGCCGATCCCTGGTATTGACGCAGCTGTACTTGCCGATTTGTTCGATCAGCAAAAAGGTACCATCGTAGAAATGTTTAACATGTTCTCCGGTGGTGCTCTTGAGCGTGCATCTATATTAGCATTGGGTATCATGCCGTACATTTCGGCATCGATCGTAGTCCAATTGCTAACTGTAGTTCATCCAGCGTTAGCGGAACTCAAGAAAGAGGGTGAAGCAGGCCGTCGTAAGATAAGCCAATATACACGCTACGGCACGCTTGTACTTGCAACATTCCAAGCTATTGGTATCGCAACAGGCTTACCAAACATGGTCGACAATCTGGTTGTTATCAACCAAACCATGTTTACGCTTATTGCTACCGTGAGTTTAGTAACTGGTACCATGTTTTTGATGTGGTTAGGTGAACAAATCACTGAGCGAGGAATCGGTAATGGTATTTCCATTCTGATTTTTGCAGGTATTGTTGCTGGATTGCCTTCTGCAATCGGTCAAACAATCGAGCAAGCGCGTCAAGGTGAATTGCATGTGCTTCTTCTGTTGTTTATCGCGGTATTGTCTTTTGCTGTAATTTACTTCGTGGTTTTCATGGAGCGTGGTCAACGTCGTATCGTCGTTAACTATGCGAAGCGTCAACAAGGTCGTAAAGTGTTTGCAGCACAAAGTTCTCACTTGCCACTTAAGATTAATATGGCAGGTGTTATACCAGCGATTTTTGCATCAAGTATTATTTTGTTCCCAGGAACATTAGCGCAATGGTTTGGTCAAAATGGTGAAAGCAGCGCGTTCGGTTGGTTAACTGACGTGTCATTAGCTCTTAGCCCAGGTCAACCTTTGTATGTAATGCTTTATGCAGCAGCTATAATCTTCTTCTGTTTCTTCTATACAGCGTTGGTGTTTAACCCACGTGAAACAGCTGATAACTTGAAGAAGTCTGGTGCATTCGTACCCGGTATCCGCCCAGGTGAGCAGACAGCGAAATATATCGATAAAGTGATGACTAGACTAACCCTAGCGGGCGCTCTATACATTACTTTTATATGTCTGATTCCTGAGTTCATGATGGTCGCGTGGAACGTTCGTTTCTACTTTGGCGGCACATCCCTACTAATCGTAGTGGTTGTTATCATGGATTTCATGGCACAGGTACAGACTCATCTGATGTCACAACAGTATGATTCTGTGTTAAAGAAAGCGAATCTTAAAGGTTACGGCCGTTAA
- the rplO gene encoding 50S ribosomal protein L15: protein MRLNTLSPAAGSKPSKKRVGRGIGSGLGKTGGRGHKGQKSRSGGSVRPGFEGGQMPLKQRLPKFGFTSRKSLVSAEVRLAELAKVTGDVVDLNSLKAANVITKNIEFVKIVLSGDLSKAVTVKGLRVTKGAKAAIEAAGGKIEE from the coding sequence ATGCGTTTGAATACTCTATCACCGGCTGCTGGCTCTAAACCTTCTAAGAAGCGTGTAGGTCGTGGTATCGGTTCTGGCCTTGGTAAAACAGGTGGCCGCGGTCACAAAGGTCAAAAGTCACGTTCTGGCGGCTCTGTTCGTCCAGGTTTTGAAGGCGGTCAAATGCCTCTAAAACAACGTCTACCTAAATTCGGTTTCACTTCTCGTAAGAGCCTAGTGTCTGCTGAAGTTCGTCTAGCTGAGCTAGCGAAAGTAACAGGTGACGTAGTTGATCTTAACAGCCTTAAAGCTGCTAACGTTATCACTAAGAACATCGAGTTTGTTAAGATCGTTCTTTCTGGTGACCTAAGCAAAGCTGTGACTGTTAAAGGTCTACGCGTGACTAAAGGCGCTAAAGCTGCAATCGAAGCTGCAGGCGGTAAAATCGAGGAATAA
- the rpmD gene encoding 50S ribosomal protein L30 — protein sequence MATIKVTQTKSSIGRLPKHKACLKGLGLRRINHTVELEDTPCVRGMINKVYYMVKIEE from the coding sequence ATGGCAACTATTAAAGTAACTCAAACTAAAAGCTCAATTGGTCGCCTACCTAAGCACAAAGCGTGTCTTAAAGGTCTAGGTCTTCGTCGCATCAACCATACAGTAGAACTTGAAGATACACCGTGCGTACGCGGTATGATCAACAAGGTTTACTACATGGTTAAGATTGAGGAGTAA
- the rpsE gene encoding 30S ribosomal protein S5 codes for MAKEQQQANDLQEKLIAVNRVSKTVKGGRIMSFTALTVVGDGNGRVGFGYGKAREVPAAIQKAMEKARRNMVTVALNEGTLHHPVKGRHSGSKVYMQPAAEGTGVIAGGAMRAVLEVAGVHNVLSKAYGSTNPINVVRATIGALVDVKSPEMVAAKRGLTVESISE; via the coding sequence ATGGCTAAAGAACAACAACAAGCTAATGATTTGCAAGAAAAGCTGATCGCTGTTAACCGTGTATCTAAGACGGTTAAAGGTGGTCGAATCATGAGCTTCACTGCACTAACAGTAGTTGGTGACGGTAATGGTCGCGTAGGTTTCGGTTACGGCAAAGCTCGTGAAGTACCTGCTGCGATTCAAAAAGCAATGGAAAAAGCGCGTCGTAACATGGTTACTGTTGCGCTTAACGAAGGCACTCTTCACCACCCGGTGAAAGGTCGTCATTCGGGCTCTAAAGTTTACATGCAGCCAGCTGCTGAAGGTACAGGTGTTATTGCCGGTGGTGCAATGCGTGCCGTACTTGAAGTTGCAGGCGTACATAACGTACTTTCTAAAGCATACGGTTCAACGAACCCAATCAACGTTGTTCGCGCAACGATTGGTGCTCTAGTAGACGTTAAGTCACCAGAAATGGTTGCTGCTAAACGTGGTCTAACTGTTGAATCTATTTCGGAGTAA
- the rplR gene encoding 50S ribosomal protein L18: MDKKASRIRRATRARRKIAELGATRLVVHRTPRHVYAQVISANGSEVIAAASTVEKAIREQVKNTGNVDAAKAVGKAVAERALEKGVATVAFDRSGFQYHGRVAALADSAREAGLKF; the protein is encoded by the coding sequence ATGGATAAGAAAGCATCTCGCATCCGTCGTGCTACACGTGCACGTCGTAAGATTGCAGAACTTGGCGCAACTCGCTTGGTAGTACACCGTACTCCTCGCCACGTTTACGCTCAAGTTATCTCGGCAAACGGCTCTGAGGTTATCGCAGCTGCTTCTACTGTAGAAAAAGCGATCCGTGAGCAAGTTAAGAACACTGGTAACGTTGATGCAGCTAAAGCAGTTGGTAAAGCTGTTGCTGAGCGCGCTCTTGAAAAAGGCGTAGCTACAGTTGCATTTGATCGTTCTGGTTTCCAATACCACGGTCGAGTAGCGGCGCTAGCAGATTCTGCTCGCGAAGCTGGTCTGAAATTCTAA
- the rplF gene encoding 50S ribosomal protein L6 codes for MSRVAKAPVAIPAGVEVKLNGQEVTVKGSKGELTRVLNSAVVIAQEETNLTFGPKEGVTNAWAQAGTARALVNNMVVGVTEGFTKKLTLKGVGYRAAMKGNTVALTLGFSHPVEHALPEGIKAECPSQTEIIITGCDKQVVGQVAADIRSYRAPEPYKGKGVRYADENVRTKEAKKK; via the coding sequence ATGTCTCGTGTTGCTAAAGCACCTGTCGCTATTCCAGCTGGCGTAGAGGTGAAACTAAACGGCCAAGAAGTTACTGTAAAAGGTAGCAAAGGTGAGCTTACTCGCGTTCTTAACAGCGCCGTAGTTATTGCACAGGAAGAAACCAACCTTACTTTCGGTCCGAAAGAAGGCGTTACTAACGCATGGGCACAGGCTGGTACAGCTCGCGCTCTAGTTAATAACATGGTTGTGGGTGTTACTGAGGGCTTCACTAAGAAGCTAACTCTTAAGGGTGTTGGTTACCGTGCTGCTATGAAAGGCAATACTGTAGCTCTAACTCTTGGTTTTTCTCACCCAGTAGAGCACGCTCTACCTGAAGGTATTAAAGCTGAGTGCCCTAGCCAAACTGAGATCATCATTACTGGTTGCGATAAGCAAGTAGTAGGTCAAGTTGCGGCTGACATTCGTTCTTACCGTGCTCCTGAGCCTTACAAAGGCAAAGGTGTTCGTTACGCAGATGAAAATGTGCGTACTAAAGAAGCTAAGAAGAAGTAA
- the rpsH gene encoding 30S ribosomal protein S8: MSMQDPISDMLTRVRNGQAANKVAVKMPSSKLKVAIAALLKAEGYIVDFAVDGEAKPELEVTLKYFQAKPVIEQIKRVSRPGLRVYKNKDSLPTVMGGLGIAVVSTSKGLMSDRAARKAGLGGEIICYVA, translated from the coding sequence ATGAGCATGCAAGATCCGATTTCGGATATGCTGACCCGCGTTCGCAACGGTCAGGCAGCAAACAAAGTTGCTGTAAAAATGCCTTCTTCAAAGCTTAAAGTTGCAATTGCTGCATTACTTAAAGCTGAAGGTTACATCGTAGACTTCGCTGTTGACGGCGAAGCAAAACCTGAGCTAGAAGTTACTCTTAAGTACTTCCAAGCTAAACCTGTAATCGAGCAAATCAAGCGTGTATCACGTCCTGGTCTAAGAGTTTATAAGAATAAAGACTCTTTACCTACAGTGATGGGTGGTCTTGGTATTGCAGTTGTTTCTACTTCCAAGGGTCTGATGTCTGACCGTGCTGCTCGTAAAGCAGGTCTTGGCGGTGAAATCATCTGTTACGTAGCTTAA
- the rpsN gene encoding 30S ribosomal protein S14: protein MAKQSMKAREAKRAKLVVKFAEKRSALKVIISDVNASEEDRWNAVLKLQSLPRDSSASRQRNRCNQTGRPHGYLRKFGLSRIKVREACMKGEIPGLRKASW, encoded by the coding sequence ATGGCTAAACAATCAATGAAAGCACGTGAAGCTAAACGTGCAAAACTAGTAGTTAAGTTCGCTGAAAAGCGTTCTGCGCTAAAAGTTATCATTAGCGATGTAAACGCATCTGAAGAAGATCGTTGGAATGCGGTTCTTAAACTGCAATCTCTTCCACGTGATTCAAGTGCATCACGTCAGCGCAACCGTTGCAACCAAACTGGTCGTCCACACGGTTACCTACGTAAATTCGGTCTAAGCCGTATTAAGGTTCGCGAAGCTTGCATGAAAGGCGAGATTCCGGGTCTTCGTAAGGCTAGCTGGTAA
- the rplE gene encoding 50S ribosomal protein L5 has translation MAKLHDYYKSSVVAELTKEFSYTSVMQVPRIEKITLNMGVGEAINDKKLLENAAADMATISGQKPLITKARKSVAGFKIREGYPIGCKVTLRGERMWEFLERLISIALPRVRDFRGVSAKSFDGRGNYSMGVREQIIFPEIDYDKVDRVRGLDITITTSAGSDEEGRALLAAFNFPFRK, from the coding sequence ATGGCGAAACTGCATGATTACTACAAGTCGTCTGTAGTCGCTGAGCTTACCAAAGAGTTCAGCTACACAAGCGTCATGCAAGTCCCTAGGATTGAGAAAATCACCCTAAACATGGGCGTTGGTGAAGCAATCAACGATAAGAAACTGCTAGAAAACGCAGCAGCTGATATGGCAACGATCTCTGGTCAAAAGCCACTTATCACTAAAGCGCGTAAATCTGTAGCTGGTTTCAAAATTCGTGAAGGCTACCCAATCGGTTGTAAAGTAACCTTGCGTGGTGAGCGCATGTGGGAATTTTTAGAGCGTTTAATCTCTATCGCACTTCCACGTGTACGTGATTTCCGTGGTGTTAGCGCTAAGTCTTTTGACGGACGCGGTAACTACAGCATGGGCGTTCGCGAGCAAATCATCTTTCCGGAAATCGACTACGATAAAGTCGATCGTGTCCGCGGTCTTGATATTACTATCACGACATCTGCGGGATCCGATGAGGAAGGCCGAGCTCTGCTGGCTGCCTTTAACTTCCCATTCCGTAAGTAA
- the rplX gene encoding 50S ribosomal protein L24, which translates to MAAKIRRNDEVIILAGKDKGKKGKVTKVLTTGKVVVEGINLVKKHQKPVPALGQQGGIVEQEAAIDASNVAVFNTATGKADRIGFRIEDGKKVRFFKSNGETVSN; encoded by the coding sequence ATGGCAGCTAAAATCCGTCGTAATGACGAAGTAATCATTCTTGCTGGTAAAGATAAAGGCAAGAAAGGTAAAGTAACTAAGGTTCTGACAACTGGTAAAGTTGTTGTTGAAGGCATCAATCTTGTTAAAAAACACCAAAAGCCGGTTCCGGCTCTAGGTCAACAAGGTGGCATCGTTGAACAAGAAGCAGCTATTGATGCTTCTAACGTTGCAGTCTTTAACACGGCTACTGGTAAAGCAGACCGTATCGGTTTCCGTATCGAAGATGGTAAGAAAGTTCGTTTCTTCAAATCTAACGGCGAAACTGTTTCTAACTAA
- the rplN gene encoding 50S ribosomal protein L14, which produces MIQMQSTLDAADNSGARKVMCIKVLGGSHRRYAHIGDVIKVTVKEAIPRGKVKKGDVLKAVVVRTRKGVRRPDGSVIRFDSNACVLLNDTTEQPVGTRIFGPVTRELRNAKFMKIVSLAPEVL; this is translated from the coding sequence ATGATCCAGATGCAAAGTACACTTGACGCAGCAGATAACTCTGGCGCGCGCAAGGTAATGTGTATTAAGGTTCTGGGTGGCTCTCACCGCCGTTATGCACATATCGGTGACGTCATCAAGGTTACAGTGAAGGAAGCGATTCCTCGCGGTAAAGTAAAGAAAGGTGATGTTCTGAAGGCGGTAGTAGTGCGCACCCGTAAAGGCGTTCGTCGCCCAGACGGTTCTGTCATTCGCTTCGACAGTAATGCTTGTGTATTGTTAAATGACACTACTGAGCAACCAGTCGGCACACGTATCTTTGGTCCTGTGACTCGTGAACTTCGTAACGCGAAATTCATGAAGATTGTATCACTAGCACCTGAAGTTCTGTAA
- the rpsQ gene encoding 30S ribosomal protein S17: MSETNRIQQGRVVSDKMDKSIVVAIERTVKHPIYGKFIKRTTKVHAHDEDNTCGLGDKVEIAECRPLSKTKSWTLVKVLEKAKI; encoded by the coding sequence ATGAGCGAAACTAACCGCATCCAGCAAGGCCGTGTAGTAAGTGACAAGATGGACAAGTCTATCGTTGTTGCTATTGAGCGTACTGTAAAACACCCAATTTACGGTAAGTTCATCAAACGCACGACTAAAGTACACGCACACGACGAAGACAACACTTGTGGCCTAGGCGACAAAGTTGAAATCGCTGAGTGTCGTCCTCTGTCTAAGACTAAGTCTTGGACATTGGTTAAAGTTCTAGAAAAAGCGAAGATTTAA
- the rpmC gene encoding 50S ribosomal protein L29, with protein sequence MKAQDLREKNVEELNAELLNLLREQFNLRMQAATGQLQQTHTLKAVRRDIARVKTVLTEKAGA encoded by the coding sequence ATGAAAGCACAAGATCTACGCGAAAAGAACGTTGAAGAGCTTAACGCTGAGCTATTGAATTTGCTACGTGAACAGTTTAACTTGCGCATGCAAGCTGCAACTGGTCAACTACAGCAAACTCATACTCTAAAAGCTGTACGCCGTGACATCGCACGTGTGAAAACTGTTTTGACTGAAAAGGCAGGCGCATAA
- the rplP gene encoding 50S ribosomal protein L16 yields MLQPKRTKFRKVMTGRNRGLAKGTEVSFGEFGLKAVGRGRLTARQIEAARRAMTRHIKRQGQIWIRVFPDKPITEKPLEVRQGKGKGSVAYWVAQIQPGKVMYEMNGVPEELAREAFRLAARKLPVKTTFVTKQVM; encoded by the coding sequence ATGCTACAACCAAAACGTACTAAGTTCCGCAAGGTTATGACTGGTCGTAACCGTGGTCTAGCTAAAGGTACTGAAGTGAGCTTCGGCGAATTCGGTCTTAAAGCTGTTGGCCGTGGTCGTCTGACTGCACGTCAAATCGAAGCGGCACGTCGTGCTATGACACGTCACATTAAGCGTCAAGGTCAAATCTGGATCCGTGTGTTCCCAGACAAACCGATTACTGAAAAGCCTCTTGAAGTTCGTCAAGGTAAAGGTAAAGGTTCAGTTGCGTACTGGGTTGCTCAAATCCAACCAGGCAAAGTTATGTACGAGATGAATGGCGTACCTGAAGAGTTGGCACGTGAAGCGTTCCGCCTAGCGGCACGTAAACTGCCTGTTAAAACTACTTTTGTAACTAAGCAGGTGATGTGA
- the rpsC gene encoding 30S ribosomal protein S3: MGQKVHPNGIRLGIVKPWNATWFANTNEFADNLDGDFKVRQFLTKELQKASLSRIVIERPAKSIRVTIHTARPGVVIGKKGEDVEKLRAAVAKIAGVPAQINIAEVRKPELDGQLVADSIASQLERRVMFRRAMKRAVQNAMRLGAKGIKVQVGGRLGGAEIARSEWYREGRVPLHTLRADIDYATSSAHTQYGVIGIKVWIFKGEILGGMPAANAVEPKGDKPKKQRKGRK, from the coding sequence ATGGGTCAGAAAGTACATCCTAATGGTATTCGTCTTGGCATCGTTAAGCCTTGGAATGCTACATGGTTTGCTAATACCAACGAATTCGCTGACAACCTAGACGGCGACTTCAAGGTACGTCAGTTCCTTACTAAGGAACTACAAAAAGCATCATTATCTCGTATCGTTATCGAGCGTCCAGCTAAGAGCATCCGTGTGACTATTCACACTGCTCGCCCTGGCGTTGTTATCGGTAAGAAAGGTGAAGACGTAGAGAAACTACGTGCAGCTGTAGCTAAAATCGCAGGTGTACCAGCGCAGATCAACATCGCTGAAGTACGTAAACCTGAGTTAGATGGTCAGCTTGTAGCTGATAGCATCGCGTCTCAACTAGAGCGTCGTGTTATGTTCCGTCGTGCAATGAAGCGTGCGGTACAAAATGCTATGCGTCTAGGCGCTAAAGGCATCAAAGTACAAGTAGGCGGCCGTCTTGGCGGCGCTGAAATCGCACGTTCAGAGTGGTACCGTGAAGGCCGTGTGCCTCTACACACTCTACGTGCAGACATTGATTACGCAACTTCTTCGGCTCACACTCAATACGGTGTGATCGGCATTAAAGTTTGGATCTTCAAAGGTGAGATTCTAGGCGGTATGCCAGCTGCTAACGCAGTAGAGCCTAAAGGCGATAAGCCTAAGAAGCAGCGTAAAGGCCGTAAGTAA
- the rplV gene encoding 50S ribosomal protein L22, with translation MEALAKHNFARISPQKARLVADQIRGKSVDQALEILTFSNKKAAVLVKKVLESAIANAEHNEGADIDDLNVAKIFVDEGPIMKRIMPRAKGRADRILKRSSHITIVVADR, from the coding sequence ATGGAAGCTTTAGCTAAACATAACTTTGCTCGTATTTCTCCACAGAAAGCTCGCTTAGTTGCAGACCAAATTCGCGGTAAGTCGGTAGACCAGGCTCTAGAAATTCTAACTTTCAGCAACAAAAAAGCTGCTGTACTAGTTAAGAAAGTTCTTGAGTCAGCTATCGCTAACGCGGAACATAACGAAGGTGCAGATATCGACGATCTAAATGTCGCTAAAATCTTCGTAGATGAGGGCCCTATCATGAAGCGCATTATGCCTCGTGCTAAAGGTCGTGCGGATCGTATCTTGAAGCGTTCAAGCCACATCACTATTGTTGTAGCAGATCGCTAA
- the rpsS gene encoding 30S ribosomal protein S19, with translation MPRSLKKGPFIDLHLLKKVEKAVESGDKKPIKTWSRRSMIIPTMIGLTIAVHNGRQHVPVFVTEEMIGHKLGEFAPTRTYRGHAADKKAKKK, from the coding sequence ATGCCACGTTCTCTCAAGAAAGGTCCTTTTATTGACCTACACTTGCTGAAGAAGGTAGAGAAAGCGGTGGAAAGCGGAGACAAAAAGCCTATTAAGACTTGGTCCCGTCGCTCAATGATCATCCCAACAATGATTGGTTTGACCATCGCTGTCCATAATGGTCGTCAGCACGTTCCAGTTTTCGTTACCGAAGAAATGATCGGTCACAAACTGGGCGAATTTGCACCAACTCGTACTTATCGCGGTCATGCTGCAGATAAGAAAGCTAAGAAGAAATAA
- the rplB gene encoding 50S ribosomal protein L2 — MAIVKCKPTSPGRRHVVKVVNADLHKGKPYAPLLEKNSKNGGRNNNGRITVRHIGGGHKHHYRLIDFKRTKDGIPAKVERLEYDPNRSANIALVLYADGERRYIIAPKGVNAGDQIQSGSDAPIKAGNTLPMRNIPVGSTVHCVELKPGKGAQLARSAGAYVQIIARDGAYVTIRLRSGEMRKVLSEGRATIGEVGNSEHMLRELGKAGASRWRGVRPTVRGVVMNPVDHPHGGGEGRTSGGRHPVSPWGVPTKGFKTRKNKRTDKYIVRRRNK, encoded by the coding sequence ATGGCTATTGTTAAATGTAAGCCGACTTCCCCTGGTCGTCGTCACGTCGTTAAAGTTGTTAACGCTGACCTGCACAAGGGTAAGCCATACGCACCACTTCTAGAGAAAAACTCTAAGAACGGTGGTCGTAACAACAACGGTCGTATCACAGTACGTCACATCGGTGGTGGTCATAAGCACCATTACCGTTTGATTGACTTCAAACGTACTAAAGACGGTATCCCAGCGAAAGTTGAGCGTTTAGAATACGATCCAAACCGTAGTGCTAACATCGCTCTAGTTCTGTACGCAGACGGTGAGCGTCGTTACATCATTGCACCTAAAGGTGTTAACGCAGGTGACCAGATTCAATCTGGTTCTGATGCGCCAATCAAAGCAGGTAACACTCTGCCGATGCGCAACATCCCAGTAGGTTCTACTGTACACTGTGTTGAACTTAAGCCTGGTAAAGGTGCTCAACTAGCTCGTTCGGCTGGTGCATATGTACAAATCATCGCTCGCGATGGTGCATACGTAACTATCCGTCTACGTTCTGGTGAGATGCGCAAAGTACTTTCTGAAGGTCGTGCAACGATCGGTGAAGTTGGTAACTCTGAGCATATGCTACGTGAACTTGGTAAAGCTGGTGCTTCACGCTGGCGCGGCGTACGTCCAACCGTACGTGGTGTAGTAATGAACCCGGTGGATCACCCACATGGTGGTGGTGAAGGCCGCACATCTGGTGGTCGTCACCCAGTTTCTCCTTGGGGCGTTCCTACTAAGGGCTTCAAGACTCGTAAGAACAAACGCACTGACAAGTACATCGTACGTCGTCGTAATAAATAA
- the rplW gene encoding 50S ribosomal protein L23, which produces MITEERILKVLRAPHISEKATMAAEKANTIVFKVAKDATKKEIKAAVEKLFEVEVKSVNTLVQKGKTKRQGMREGRRSDVKKAYVTLKEGQDLDFVGGAE; this is translated from the coding sequence ATGATCACTGAAGAACGTATCTTAAAAGTTCTACGTGCTCCGCACATCTCTGAAAAAGCAACTATGGCGGCTGAGAAAGCGAACACTATCGTTTTCAAAGTAGCTAAAGATGCAACTAAGAAAGAGATCAAAGCAGCTGTAGAAAAGCTATTTGAAGTTGAAGTTAAGTCAGTAAATACTCTTGTACAAAAGGGTAAGACCAAACGTCAAGGTATGCGTGAAGGCCGTCGTTCAGACGTGAAAAAAGCCTACGTTACTTTGAAAGAAGGTCAAGATCTTGACTTCGTTGGCGGCGCGGAATAA